One genomic region from Entelurus aequoreus isolate RoL-2023_Sb linkage group LG14, RoL_Eaeq_v1.1, whole genome shotgun sequence encodes:
- the LOC133665366 gene encoding toll-like receptor 8: MNKTFRMTPICWMQLLLLCMCCWPAATKPKWMRPQFPCDVTAKNISQVIFDCKERKLKDIPEGITSNATELNLSRNNISNIRLNSFSNLMNLTLLDLSFANYTKPVNIDHNTFRQLTKLQTLNLSFNHLNAIPAKLPPSLKVLVIRNNKIISLNRSSFNGLMNMTDLLLARNCFYWNPCGTYMNIAKGSLAVMTQLQVLDLSFNNLTEVPKGLPLSLHELMLAANQIEYISEKDFLDMNQLELLEIQGNCPRCQNAPYPCVPCKNGLLAIHQDAFNNLTDLKTLHLGGNSMTYMNPQWFSNLKKLKELFVAFNFLHATISGEAKFLSRLPKLEKIDLSFNFDLKSYPSKLNLSKDFASLEALRTLHLEGLVFQEIGADTLRPLYELKNLSTLNLGTNFVLQLDCAILSKLSHLRLIYLAENRLYPNSVKTLVYSSDGYNERQDFTVSTLAIRHPQEFEITHGLVKQECFDSGPVLSLASNNLFFISPQQFIGYINITCLNLSNNGFSAALNGTEFSSIPTLTYLDLSFNKIDLVYDYAFSELKNLQVLDISHNSHYFQAFGITHNLHFIKNLPVLRVLNMSHNSISTLTTKHMHSKSLTELQFRQNNLGTLWKEGENSYFKLFTNLTNLTILDISENNINKLPNQVYQFLPRNLTILRISNNFLKHFQWDRLSYFPKLQTLDLSHNSISDVIGIDSNATNNLTSLDLSNNDIFHLDDGFLRGAKSLRTLSLSHNKLNLINQSTFQYRPEILLLEGNPFQCTCDMLDFILWIENSGVHIPGLITVVTCEGPQKQKDHPLILFDINQCVNDNLAFLLYTVTFSFIIVFMVVVTVAHLFYWDASYVLHYLKAKMIGYHSLNSCCGIYEVFVIYDTKDPHVSEWVMKNLRVKLEEEGETHLPLCLEQRDWIPGVPLMDNLIQSIRDSRKTMFVLTEGYVKTGIFRLAMYLAHQRLLDENIDVIVLLMLEPVLQHSYFLRLRQRLCGKSVVEWPKTAAAEPWFWQNLRNVIRVDNQVMYNKTYSMYFNNRLNGVNSETSSTRKKVAFIQPPLFKRDSRKYTSLCFPLRLVSYIAALLQPVSAIMSDKPDITEVTTFDKSKLKKTETAEKNPLPTKEIIEQEKAESS; the protein is encoded by the exons ACTCCTATTTGTTGGATGCAATTGCTGCTGCTTTGCATGTGTTGCTGGCCTGCTGCGACTAAACCCAAATGGATGCGACCCCAGTTTCCTTGTGATGTCACAGCCAAGAATATCTCACAGGTTATATTTGACTGCAAAGAACGTAAACTGAAAGATATACCAGAAGGGATAACGAGTAATGCAACAGAGCTGAACTTATCGAGAAATAACATCAGTAATATCCGTCTTAATTCTTTTTCGAACCTAATGAATCTCACCCTACTCGACCTGAGCTTTGCAAACTACACAAAGCCAGTGAATATTGACCACAATACTTTCAGACAACTGACCAAGCTGCAAACATTGAACCTGAGCTTCAACCACCTGAATGCAATACCTGCCAAGCTCCCACCTAGTTTGAAAGTCCTTGTGATACGCAACAACAAGATTATATCCCTGAATAGGAGCAGCTTTAATGGATTGATGAACATGACAGACCTGTTGCTAGCCAGAAACTGCTTCTACTGGAACCCCTGTGGGACGTATATGAACATTGCAAAAGGCAGTTTAGCAGTGATGACCCAACTTCAGGTTTTGGACTTGTCCTTTAACAACCTAACAGAAGTCCCCAAAGGATTGCCCTTGTCGTTGCACGAGCTAATGCTGGCGGCCAATCAAATCGAGTACATATCGGAGAAGGATTTCCTTGACATGAACCAACTGGAACTCCTGGAAATCCAAGGGAATTGTCCAAGATGTCAAAATGCTCCTTATCCCTGTGTTCCCTGCAAAAACGGCTTACTTGCCATCCACCAAGACGCATTCAATAATTTAACAGatcttaaaacactccacttggGAGGAAACTCAATGACATACATGAATCCACAATGGTTCTCAAACCTAAAGAAACTCAAAGAACTGTTTGTCGCATTTAACTTCTTACATGCCACAATATCTGGGGAGGCTAAATTTCTGTCACGCCTTCCAAAACTTGAAAAAATTGATCTGTCATTCAACTTTGACTTGAAGTCCTACCCCTCAAAACTGAATCTATCCAAGGATTTTGCAAGTCTAGAGGCGCTTAGAACTTTGCATTTGGAGGGGTTGGTCTTCCAGGAAATAGGAGCTGACACACTCAGACCTCTATACGAGCTCAAAAACTTGTCGACACTGAACTTAGGAACAAACTTTGTTTTGCAGTTAGACTGTGCCATATTAAGCAAACTATCACACTTGAGGCTGATATACCTTGCAGAAAACCGTCTCTATCCAAATTCGGTGAAAACTCTGGTGTATTCAAGTGATGGATACAACGAGAGGCAGGACTTTACGGTTTCAACATTAGCAATACGTCATCCACAGGAGTTTGAGATCACACATGGCTTAGTGAAACAGGAGTGTTTCGACTCCGGGCCAGTGCTAAGCCTCGCCTCAAATAATCTGTTCTTCATTTCACCACAGCAGTTCATTGGTTACATCAATATCACATGTCTCAACCTCTCGAATAACGGATTTTCAGCAGCGCTGAATGGCACAGAGTTCTCCTCCATCCCTACGCTGACATATCTAGACCTGTCCTTCAATAAGATTGATTTAGTCTACGACTACGCCTTCAGTGAACTAAAGAACCTCCAAGTACTGGACATCAGTCACAATTCTCATTACTTCCAGGCCTTTGGCATCACACACAACTTACACTTCATAAAAAACCTGCCTGTCCTGAGGGTGCTGAATATGAGTCATAACTCTATTTCCACATTGACAACAAAACATATGCACAGCAAATCATTAACAGAGCTACAATTCAGACAAAACAATTTAGGGACTCTTTGGAAAGAAGGAGAAAACTCATATTTTAAACTTTTCACCAATCTCACTAATTTGACCATATTAGACATTTCCGAAAACAACATCAACAAACTACCCAACCAAGTTTATCAGTTCTTGCCACGAAACCTTACAATACTACGTATTAGTAACAACTTTCTCAAGCATTTCCAATGGGACCGGCTAAGTTATTTCCCTAAACTTCAAACTCTGGACCTGAGCCACAATTCCATATCTGATGTGATAGGCATAGACTCCAATGCCACCAACAATTTGACAAGCCTTGACTTGAGTAACAATGACATTTTCCATTTGGATGACGGGTTTTTGAGAGGCGCAAAAAGCCTTAGGACTCTTTCACTTAGCCACAACAAACTAaacctaatcaatcaatcaacattccAGTACAGACCTGAAATATTGTTACTGGAGGGTAACCCGTTTCAGTGTACCTGTGACATGCTAGATTTTATTCTGTGGATTGAAAACAGTGGTGTGCACATCCCAGGACTGATTACTGTTGTGACATGTGAAGGACCACAAAAACAGAAGGATCATCCACTCATCCTCTTCGATATTAACCAGTGTGTAAATGACAATCTGGCGTTCTTGCTCTACACAGTCACTTTTTCcttcattattgtttttatggTTGTGGTGACGGTTGCCCACTTATTTTACTGGGACGCTTCCTATGTCCTACACTATTTGAAAGCAAAAATGATAGGGTACCACTCTTTGAACTCGTGCTGTGGCATTTATGAAGTCTTTGTGATTTACGACACCAAAGATCCACACGTTTCCGAGTGGGTGATGAAGAATCTGCGTGTGAAGCTGGAGGAGGAGGGGGAAACACATCTCCCTCTGTGTCTTGAGCAGAGGGACTGGATTCCTGGAGTCCCCCTAATGGACAACCTAATTCAGAGCATCCGAGACAGCCGCAAGACAATGTTTGTTCTCACAGAGGGGTATGTCAAGACAGGCATTTTCAGGCTGGCCATGTACCTAGCACATCAACGATTGCTCGATGAAAACATAGACGTTATTGTGCTGCTCATGCTGGAGCCCGTGCTCCAGCACTCCTACTTCCTGCGTCTCCGTCAGAGACTGTGCGGGAAAAGTGTGGTGGAGTGGCCCAAAACGGCGGCCGCCGAGCCTTGGTTTTGGCAAAACCTGCGGAATGTCATCCGAGTAGACAATCAGGTCATGTACAACAAGACCTACTCCATGTACTTTAACAATAG GTTGAATGGAGTCAACTCTGAAACATCTTCAACAAGGAAAAAAGTTGCCTTCATTCAACCCC CCTTATTTAAACGGGACTCGCGGAAGTACACGTCACTCTGCTTCCCACTACGCCTAGTGTCCTACATCGCTGCTTTACTTCAACCTG tctctgCAATCATGTCTGACAAACCCGACATCACAGAAGTCACAACCTTTGACAAGTCCAAGCTGAAGAAGACTGAGACCGCTGAGAAAAACCCACTGCCCACCAAAGAAA TCATCGAGCAGGAAAAAGCAGAGTCTTCATGA